A region of Spiribacter roseus DNA encodes the following proteins:
- the lpoB gene encoding penicillin-binding protein activator LpoB, with the protein MHPKEFYKLTSNLIVVAVASLFLAGCVATGTKYVDTADDRGEAVMALDYRDFQQAAGEMVESMLTSGAVVDPDGGRRVLMVGRITNDTMQRIDTDQLLRPIRADLRRSGRVVMTSAVGLQGPEDESSMAVRELRDSEEFDQRTVAGEGQLIAPDSSLSGSILQRVITMDDGSDQVEYYFELALTDIKTGLVLWEDQRLVVKRGSGDTVSW; encoded by the coding sequence ATGCATCCTAAGGAATTCTACAAGTTGACATCGAACTTAATTGTCGTGGCTGTGGCATCGCTTTTTCTAGCAGGCTGCGTGGCTACAGGAACGAAATATGTGGACACGGCGGACGATCGTGGCGAAGCGGTTATGGCGCTGGACTACAGAGATTTTCAGCAAGCCGCTGGCGAGATGGTTGAGAGTATGCTTACGTCTGGCGCGGTTGTAGATCCTGACGGCGGGCGTCGCGTGTTGATGGTCGGTCGTATCACGAACGACACCATGCAGCGAATTGATACGGACCAACTCCTGCGCCCTATCCGTGCTGATCTGCGCCGGTCAGGCAGAGTGGTGATGACGAGTGCCGTTGGTCTCCAAGGTCCAGAAGATGAAAGTAGTATGGCCGTTCGCGAGCTGCGAGACAGTGAGGAGTTCGATCAGCGGACAGTCGCGGGTGAGGGGCAATTGATTGCACCTGACTCGTCGCTATCCGGATCCATCCTTCAGCGAGTGATAACGATGGACGACGGGAGCGACCAGGTTGAATACTATTTCGAACTTGCATTGACGGATATCAAAACCGGCTTAGTTCTGTGGGAAGATCAGCGGCTCGTCGTCAAGCGCGGATCCGGTGACACGGTCTCGTGGTAA
- a CDS encoding IS3 family transposase → MYSYKDRMRAVELYIQYGRRGAATVRDLGYPSVKHLRRWYRHYMKNGDLPPDRSLPGNSYSPEKRRAAVDHYLQTGRCVAHTIRALGYPDGGTLRIWLNEDLGPTPQSQGRGAPKCHIDDKRQAVYELCTRQTSATAVARRYGVTDSALYNWRDQLLGKEAKRSSVKRQDDNANDGDPEALRAEVKALEKRVHELQLEHDILVKASEIVKKEGGVNPQTLSNREKTLLVDALKGAYRLSELLKAVQLPRSSYYYQREALQRPDKYAEARQAIATIFENNYRCYGYRRIGESLRRDGAALSEKVVRRLMSEEGLVVGSTQRRRFSSYRGELNPAPENIIARDFQASAPNEKWLTDITEFPVLDGKVYLSPMTDCFDGLAVSWSISGSPNAELVNAMLDEAISTLAPGERPVVHSDRGCHYRWPGWLKRLEAAGLTRSMSRKGCTPDNAACEAFFGRLKVEFFYARQWTGTTMEHFIAELDAYIRWYNESRIKMSLGGKSPIEYRQELGIAA, encoded by the coding sequence ATGTATTCCTATAAAGACCGGATGAGGGCTGTCGAGCTCTATATTCAATATGGGAGGAGAGGGGCAGCAACCGTGCGGGATCTCGGTTATCCCTCTGTCAAGCATCTCCGGCGTTGGTACCGGCACTATATGAAAAACGGTGATCTACCCCCTGACAGATCTCTGCCGGGCAATAGCTACTCACCTGAAAAGCGTCGGGCGGCAGTCGATCATTACCTGCAGACTGGTCGATGTGTTGCGCACACCATCCGCGCGCTCGGTTATCCAGACGGCGGCACGCTGCGGATTTGGCTGAATGAAGACCTTGGTCCAACGCCCCAGAGCCAGGGTCGAGGCGCACCGAAATGCCATATCGACGACAAGCGGCAGGCTGTTTATGAGCTCTGCACCCGGCAGACCTCCGCGACAGCCGTAGCGCGAAGATACGGCGTCACCGACTCAGCCCTGTATAACTGGCGTGACCAATTGCTCGGTAAAGAAGCGAAGAGGTCATCGGTGAAGCGACAGGACGACAACGCCAACGATGGCGACCCCGAAGCGCTCCGCGCGGAGGTCAAGGCCCTGGAGAAACGGGTGCACGAGCTACAGCTTGAGCACGACATCCTGGTCAAGGCGAGTGAAATCGTAAAAAAAGAAGGCGGCGTCAACCCGCAGACCCTGAGCAATCGGGAGAAGACCCTGCTGGTTGACGCCTTGAAGGGTGCCTACCGTCTCTCTGAACTATTGAAGGCCGTCCAACTGCCGCGGAGCTCGTACTACTACCAGCGCGAGGCCCTGCAGCGTCCGGATAAGTACGCAGAGGCCCGCCAGGCGATCGCGACAATCTTCGAGAACAACTACCGTTGCTACGGCTATCGGCGGATCGGTGAAAGCCTTCGTCGCGATGGTGCAGCGCTCTCTGAGAAGGTGGTGCGCCGTCTTATGAGCGAAGAGGGCCTCGTCGTCGGCAGCACGCAACGGCGACGGTTCTCCAGCTATCGTGGGGAGCTCAATCCGGCTCCGGAGAACATCATCGCCCGTGATTTCCAGGCATCGGCTCCCAATGAGAAATGGTTGACCGATATCACCGAGTTCCCGGTGCTGGATGGCAAGGTCTATCTCTCTCCCATGACCGATTGCTTCGACGGCCTCGCGGTCAGTTGGTCGATCAGCGGCTCACCCAACGCTGAGCTGGTCAATGCCATGCTGGACGAGGCGATCAGCACGCTTGCTCCTGGCGAAAGGCCGGTCGTTCACTCCGACCGAGGCTGCCATTACCGGTGGCCCGGCTGGCTGAAACGCCTCGAAGCGGCTGGTCTGACACGATCAATGTCCCGCAAGGGGTGCACGCCGGATAATGCCGCCTGCGAGGCGTTCTTCGGCCGGCTGAAGGTCGAGTTCTTCTACGCACGCCAATGGACTGGCACTACGATGGAGCACTTCATCGCCGAACTCGATGCCTATATCCGCTGGTACAACGAATCACGAATCAAGATGTCGCTGGGCGGAAAAAGCCCCATCGAGTATCGTCAGGAGCTCGGCATTGCCGCGTGA
- a CDS encoding DUF6844 domain-containing protein, producing the protein MHYLNLTASALVLISTLIVGMAGAQTGVEADSVDISETEVGGTGGETDEVAAATSKPENIFPSANDIAGSGILQDRDEYLSERGWSLGIYDKNPGGSYIGWGTANIVTSPESIDYGGARIAAVDAAIAEAMGDFAISRGLDGGAETIRTVSQDPNALQRAERESNENYAQAVIDRVANLTTAQLDKALEDLGVDPARHADLDYSETVKLAQDRVQREIVGTALESFRGVRLLKTFEEEDAVGALVIHNDGMAEIARRIAEGDIVAIGDGVSSDAVEKITSDLTAEELIFMHGVRLLRDSQGNPVIVSFGQSSPSVTRADTDRAINLAVTASDKSAVLRANGAISDFLGASVRVDDQLDADADAFRDGTIEEDGTLTKTDGARFVENLESFISQSSEINLSGITTVRSWRANHPDTGHLYVGAVRMWSPGTEAAFTDKGRVPTEESATVSGDRSVEVERRESPAFGTEDW; encoded by the coding sequence ATGCATTACCTTAATTTAACGGCCTCAGCGCTTGTCTTAATTAGCACCTTGATTGTGGGAATGGCGGGAGCACAGACCGGTGTCGAAGCTGATTCGGTGGACATATCCGAAACGGAGGTTGGTGGCACCGGGGGCGAGACAGACGAAGTGGCTGCAGCTACTTCTAAACCGGAAAACATTTTCCCATCCGCCAACGATATCGCCGGCTCAGGCATCCTCCAGGATCGAGATGAGTATCTCTCAGAGAGAGGTTGGTCGCTAGGGATTTATGACAAGAATCCGGGCGGTAGCTATATTGGATGGGGAACGGCTAATATCGTTACGAGTCCGGAGAGCATAGATTACGGAGGCGCGCGTATCGCTGCGGTGGACGCTGCGATAGCTGAAGCGATGGGCGATTTTGCGATTTCGAGGGGACTTGACGGAGGCGCAGAGACCATACGCACGGTTTCGCAGGACCCGAATGCGTTACAACGTGCGGAGCGCGAATCGAACGAGAATTACGCTCAGGCGGTCATTGACCGAGTTGCGAATTTGACAACTGCGCAATTGGACAAGGCTTTAGAGGATCTCGGCGTAGATCCGGCCCGTCATGCGGATCTCGACTACTCTGAAACGGTTAAGTTAGCGCAAGATCGCGTTCAGCGGGAGATAGTGGGGACGGCATTGGAAAGCTTCCGCGGCGTGCGGCTTCTCAAGACATTCGAGGAGGAGGACGCTGTCGGCGCGCTTGTCATACACAACGATGGTATGGCGGAAATCGCGAGACGAATCGCGGAGGGAGACATCGTTGCGATTGGCGATGGCGTGTCATCCGATGCAGTTGAAAAGATCACCTCCGATCTCACGGCAGAGGAGTTGATTTTTATGCATGGTGTACGTCTGCTGCGTGACTCGCAGGGCAACCCGGTCATCGTGTCATTTGGACAATCATCCCCGTCGGTCACCCGCGCGGATACCGATCGAGCAATAAATCTGGCAGTGACGGCATCAGACAAATCGGCTGTGTTGCGCGCGAACGGAGCAATATCCGACTTTCTTGGCGCGTCCGTAAGGGTTGACGATCAGCTTGACGCCGATGCCGATGCGTTCCGCGACGGGACGATAGAAGAGGATGGCACCCTAACTAAAACAGATGGCGCGCGCTTCGTCGAAAATCTCGAGAGCTTCATCAGCCAATCGAGCGAGATCAATCTCTCCGGGATAACGACCGTTCGATCGTGGCGAGCGAACCACCCTGATACAGGGCATTTGTATGTCGGAGCAGTGAGGATGTGGTCCCCTGGAACCGAGGCTGCTTTCACCGACAAAGGCCGCGTCCCAACAGAGGAAAGCGCAACGGTGTCGGGGGACCGATCTGTAGAGGTGGAGCGTCGAGAGTCCCCGGCGTTCGGAACTGAAGACTGGTAG
- a CDS encoding outer membrane beta-barrel protein, which yields MKRILCIAILGLSILIAPIRAHAVDDTYMGVQFAQAQLNKDQLDETFEPSAIVGRIGASATEGFVFEGRIGTGVSNDSRKSGGQDVTVDVNYLVGGYGLLRGNFSETLYPYAIAGATIVDLEVPNNRGLNGEKTSLSYGVGFDARVSQALGLGVEYIRYISHNDFDLDGLSIGFTVRY from the coding sequence ATGAAGCGTATTCTATGTATTGCTATTCTGGGTCTTTCGATTCTCATTGCACCGATCAGAGCCCACGCTGTTGATGATACGTACATGGGTGTTCAGTTCGCTCAAGCGCAACTCAACAAAGACCAGCTCGATGAGACATTCGAGCCGTCAGCGATCGTGGGCCGCATTGGAGCATCCGCAACGGAGGGTTTTGTATTCGAAGGCCGAATTGGAACAGGTGTGTCAAATGACAGTCGTAAATCAGGCGGACAAGACGTCACTGTGGACGTGAATTACTTAGTCGGCGGATATGGTTTGCTGCGCGGCAATTTCTCAGAGACGCTTTACCCATACGCGATTGCCGGCGCAACAATCGTCGATCTCGAGGTTCCTAACAATCGGGGGCTCAACGGTGAGAAAACGTCGCTTTCCTACGGGGTTGGTTTCGATGCGCGGGTGAGCCAAGCACTGGGGCTCGGCGTTGAATATATCCGCTATATCAGTCATAACGATTTCGACTTGGATGGGTTATCCATCGGGTTTACTGTTCGATATTGA
- a CDS encoding tetratricopeptide repeat protein, producing MEHSQRCIRVFLSSTFRDFSEERDLLVRQVFPALRAKLAERFVDLVDVDLRWGITEEEAERGEVLPICLSEIDRSRPFFIGLLGERYGWIPPSNAYPAEVLETQPWLEEHRGGKSVTELEILHGVLNNPDMAGRALFYFRSPAYAQSRGEGHLPVSAENEAKQQALKARIRESDFPVVEDYETPQAVADQIQHDLWEALDAEFPAADIPDAFTRDLLQHEAYAAPRRRIYLGGERYLDSLNQALKGATQWILIEGESGSGKSALLANWIDQLSSASNDLIIHTHFLGANPSAADPVALVRRLIERIRRETDTDEEPASDPDTLLDALPEWLARASAWAELNNKRFLIVLDSLNGLADRRELRWFPSMMPLRVHCVVSTLPGEVRERLDDKAQWHRIQVERLDRKTTRQVFVAYLSLFNKTLPKPLIDQVMEHPLVTNPLFLLTLAEELRLFGEHERLSEQLCYYQESKTVDDLFERVLARVEADHGAAVIRHIMTALWAARGGMREEELLAYTGLAPMKWAYIRHALGPALIETTGRYVFAHDYLRIAVSDRYMAGNNHLEDEGQSEQALKLRKQAHIWLGEWFEANAFQNDQGAVTDARAAEEIPYQWQQAKQWERLADALATLDLFMAHTEHREGYELLSYWLAIEANTRETLEVTYEHAWKKWNLDESTEEAGDVATRLRRCLSVGGRYTEFATTMARLALSLVTSRYGEQSLETVSCLNNLATLLQERGDLNSAESTQRRVIALLENRRHSNPLAYLMSLNNLGSLLWRKGEFHEAERLYREALELAVENQARHLYSKATTLNNLAALLRDRGELTDAHRLASEALAISEHCYGEHHPKTGTNLNNLGVLLKDLGNYEAAERCYRKALSVRTKTLGPAHPETSTSLNNLAEFLQDRGNLKDAETLYRRAITIRENTFGPEHFQTAMILSNLASLLRDTGDLESAERLIKKTIHIYKTNFGNNHHQTGLSLNSLAVVLQELKKYEEASRIYQRTIAVYKKTLGKSHAHTAATHQNHGVCLRTMGNYEKALKELEKALNINEQNFGPESEQAASTLSAIAKLYELTASYPKARDTYNNALTIRKKIHGTEHPKTTLIYSRLGDLNLATGQTVAAKVNFQKALRGYQRTFGPSHPTTLEVIQKLNGLN from the coding sequence GTGGAACACTCCCAGCGATGCATCAGAGTCTTTCTGTCTTCGACCTTCCGGGACTTTTCCGAAGAGAGAGACTTGCTTGTACGCCAGGTCTTCCCAGCGCTCCGGGCGAAGCTGGCCGAGCGCTTTGTTGATTTGGTTGATGTTGATCTGCGCTGGGGTATTACTGAGGAAGAGGCGGAGCGTGGCGAGGTTTTACCAATCTGTCTATCCGAGATAGATCGCTCTCGGCCGTTCTTCATTGGACTTCTAGGCGAGCGGTACGGGTGGATTCCTCCATCGAACGCCTATCCTGCCGAAGTGCTCGAGACACAGCCGTGGCTTGAGGAGCATCGGGGCGGTAAGAGCGTTACTGAGTTGGAGATCCTACACGGCGTGCTCAACAACCCCGATATGGCAGGCCGCGCGCTGTTCTACTTCCGCAGCCCTGCATACGCACAATCGCGAGGCGAGGGCCACTTACCCGTATCGGCAGAGAACGAGGCGAAACAACAAGCGCTGAAAGCCCGCATTCGGGAGAGCGACTTCCCAGTTGTCGAGGACTATGAGACCCCGCAGGCGGTCGCCGATCAGATACAGCATGATCTCTGGGAAGCGCTCGATGCAGAATTCCCCGCCGCTGACATACCTGATGCCTTCACTCGAGACCTGCTTCAGCACGAAGCCTATGCGGCACCGCGCCGGCGCATCTACCTCGGTGGCGAGCGGTATCTTGATAGCTTAAACCAAGCGCTCAAAGGTGCTACGCAGTGGATCTTGATAGAAGGTGAGTCTGGCAGCGGGAAAAGCGCCCTGCTCGCTAACTGGATCGATCAACTCAGCAGCGCCAGTAATGATCTCATCATCCACACCCACTTCCTTGGGGCAAATCCAAGTGCTGCTGATCCGGTGGCGCTTGTACGCCGGCTCATCGAACGGATCCGGCGAGAGACCGACACCGATGAGGAACCGGCGTCTGATCCAGACACACTACTCGATGCGCTACCGGAGTGGCTCGCCAGAGCAAGTGCCTGGGCCGAGCTTAACAACAAGCGCTTTCTAATCGTACTGGACTCGCTGAATGGGTTGGCGGACCGACGTGAGCTTCGATGGTTCCCCAGCATGATGCCGCTGCGCGTCCACTGCGTTGTCTCCACACTACCCGGTGAGGTGCGTGAGCGCCTCGATGACAAAGCACAGTGGCACCGGATCCAAGTTGAACGACTAGACCGCAAAACCACCCGTCAGGTCTTTGTCGCCTACCTGAGCCTATTTAACAAAACGCTGCCCAAACCACTCATCGATCAGGTGATGGAACATCCTCTGGTCACGAACCCGCTTTTCCTGCTCACGCTCGCCGAAGAGCTCCGGCTGTTCGGAGAACATGAACGGCTCAGCGAGCAACTTTGCTATTATCAAGAGAGCAAGACCGTTGATGATCTGTTCGAGCGGGTCCTGGCCCGGGTCGAGGCTGACCACGGAGCCGCTGTCATCCGGCACATCATGACCGCCTTGTGGGCGGCCCGCGGGGGCATGCGAGAAGAAGAGCTACTCGCCTACACCGGCCTCGCTCCAATGAAGTGGGCCTACATCCGGCATGCCTTAGGTCCAGCGCTCATAGAAACAACCGGCCGCTACGTCTTCGCTCATGACTATCTGCGCATTGCCGTCTCGGATCGCTACATGGCCGGCAACAATCATCTCGAAGATGAAGGTCAGAGCGAGCAAGCATTAAAATTACGAAAACAGGCACATATCTGGCTAGGCGAGTGGTTCGAGGCGAATGCCTTCCAGAATGACCAAGGGGCTGTCACCGACGCCCGCGCCGCTGAGGAGATCCCTTATCAGTGGCAGCAGGCGAAGCAGTGGGAGCGCCTTGCAGATGCCCTCGCTACTCTTGACCTTTTTATGGCCCATACCGAGCACAGGGAGGGTTATGAGTTACTCAGCTACTGGCTCGCTATCGAAGCGAATACTAGAGAAACGCTTGAGGTGACTTATGAGCATGCCTGGAAAAAATGGAACCTTGATGAAAGTACAGAGGAAGCTGGCGATGTTGCTACACGGCTAAGACGTTGCCTTAGTGTGGGTGGCCGCTACACAGAGTTTGCGACAACCATGGCTAGACTAGCACTAAGCCTTGTTACCTCACGTTATGGAGAGCAAAGCCTTGAGACAGTCTCTTGTTTGAACAATTTGGCCACGCTATTACAAGAGCGCGGTGATCTCAACTCTGCAGAGTCGACGCAACGACGCGTAATTGCTTTACTTGAAAATAGGCGTCACTCCAATCCCCTCGCCTATCTTATGTCACTGAATAATCTTGGCTCGTTGCTCTGGCGTAAGGGCGAATTTCACGAGGCTGAACGACTTTACCGAGAAGCACTTGAGCTAGCCGTAGAGAACCAAGCAAGACACCTTTACTCCAAAGCGACAACACTCAATAATTTGGCTGCTCTTTTGAGAGACCGAGGAGAGCTCACTGACGCTCATAGACTGGCGTCAGAAGCCTTGGCGATTAGCGAGCACTGCTATGGAGAGCATCATCCCAAAACTGGAACTAATCTCAATAACCTTGGCGTTCTCCTGAAAGACCTCGGCAACTACGAAGCGGCTGAACGCTGTTATAGAAAAGCGCTTAGTGTCCGTACAAAAACTCTGGGTCCAGCTCACCCCGAAACAAGCACAAGCCTCAACAATCTTGCTGAATTCCTGCAAGACCGTGGCAACCTAAAGGATGCCGAAACCCTTTACAGAAGAGCAATTACGATCCGAGAAAACACTTTCGGTCCCGAGCACTTCCAAACCGCAATGATCTTGAGCAACTTAGCTTCGTTACTTCGTGACACCGGTGATTTGGAGTCGGCGGAGCGCTTGATAAAGAAAACCATTCACATTTACAAGACCAACTTTGGAAATAATCATCATCAAACCGGGCTGAGCTTAAATAGCTTGGCAGTTGTTCTTCAAGAGCTTAAAAAATACGAAGAAGCTTCTCGCATCTATCAACGAACCATCGCCGTTTACAAAAAAACTCTAGGCAAATCGCATGCCCACACTGCTGCAACTCATCAAAATCACGGAGTTTGTCTACGGACTATGGGAAATTATGAGAAGGCACTGAAAGAACTAGAAAAAGCATTGAACATTAACGAACAAAATTTTGGACCCGAGAGCGAACAAGCTGCCTCAACGCTTAGCGCTATCGCCAAGCTATATGAATTGACTGCCTCTTACCCTAAAGCTCGCGACACCTATAACAACGCTCTCACAATTCGAAAGAAGATCCACGGTACTGAGCACCCTAAAACGACACTAATCTACTCCCGCCTAGGCGACCTCAACCTTGCAACAGGCCAGACCGTAGCGGCTAAAGTTAATTTTCAAAAAGCTCTCAGAGGCTACCAGCGAACCTTTGGACCTAGTCACCCTACAACCTTAGAGGTGATACAAAAACTCAACGGCCTTAATTAA
- a CDS encoding CsgG/HfaB family protein, giving the protein MLPKVSIQSLLLGGLLYLPTLAIGSSEIVSVEAMGRGANRAEAINAALVEAVSRVEGINVISERKRSSSSREVVVRDANGSERKIAFDRTMSGSVRTATDGLVESFRILQNRTLDGMSEVQLEVDIASFEAPGSATHTTRRRIAVYPVSASGSYTVLGKKLPASVVSSRLTQRLVEAFTGTRRFAVLERSRSEALDTELEFLTKPVVARREAARIGEAIGADYLVTAQVTDLEVMQSRRTLQLTSEVVREITASLAVNMRIVSTATRQIMWADTVAVNAQELKDLGVEVEQRNQSLTATLQFVAAELTSRAVDAIYPIRIASVTEAGEIVLNQGDNRLSPGDRLDVFKLGEHVTDPYTGESLGREELPVGAVKVDRVTSKVAYASPVDAEKWPGEGSISGGYVVRGQTVNRASVEISELVGNAADPVLLPQDGH; this is encoded by the coding sequence ATGTTGCCGAAGGTTTCGATTCAAAGCTTGTTACTGGGCGGTCTGCTCTATTTGCCGACATTAGCGATAGGCTCTAGTGAGATAGTTTCGGTAGAGGCTATGGGAAGGGGCGCGAACCGCGCGGAAGCAATCAATGCAGCGCTCGTAGAGGCTGTGTCGCGCGTGGAAGGGATCAACGTCATATCGGAGCGCAAACGCAGCAGTAGCTCTCGCGAGGTAGTGGTTCGCGATGCAAACGGGAGTGAGCGGAAGATTGCGTTTGACCGCACTATGAGTGGTTCAGTGAGGACCGCCACTGACGGTCTCGTTGAAAGCTTTCGTATCCTCCAGAACCGTACGCTTGACGGGATGAGTGAAGTCCAGCTCGAAGTTGACATTGCCAGCTTTGAAGCGCCGGGCAGCGCCACGCATACCACGCGACGAAGGATTGCTGTCTACCCCGTCAGCGCATCCGGGAGTTACACCGTCTTGGGCAAGAAATTGCCGGCTTCGGTGGTTAGCTCACGTCTCACTCAACGGTTAGTGGAGGCATTCACTGGCACAAGACGCTTCGCCGTTTTGGAACGAAGTCGCTCGGAGGCGTTAGATACGGAGTTGGAGTTTTTAACCAAGCCTGTGGTGGCGCGGCGCGAGGCAGCACGCATTGGCGAAGCAATAGGGGCGGATTACTTAGTTACAGCGCAAGTGACCGATCTAGAAGTGATGCAAAGCCGTCGCACCTTACAGCTTACTTCGGAAGTGGTGCGCGAAATTACTGCGTCGCTCGCCGTTAACATGCGAATCGTTTCAACCGCGACGCGCCAAATCATGTGGGCAGACACCGTTGCAGTCAATGCGCAGGAGTTGAAAGATTTGGGAGTGGAGGTCGAACAGCGGAACCAATCGCTAACGGCGACGCTCCAATTCGTTGCTGCTGAGTTGACCAGTCGTGCGGTAGACGCGATTTATCCCATTCGAATCGCCTCAGTTACGGAGGCGGGCGAGATCGTCCTGAATCAGGGAGATAACCGCTTATCACCTGGCGATCGGCTTGATGTCTTTAAGCTCGGCGAGCATGTCACGGATCCGTACACGGGCGAGAGTTTAGGTCGAGAGGAGCTGCCGGTTGGTGCTGTAAAGGTTGATCGTGTTACCAGCAAGGTTGCCTACGCTTCACCGGTCGATGCAGAAAAATGGCCTGGCGAGGGAAGTATATCCGGCGGTTATGTTGTCCGAGGGCAAACTGTGAATCGCGCTTCCGTAGAAATTTCGGAGCTCGTCGGAAATGCGGCGGATCCAGTCCTCCTGCCGCAAGATGGTCACTAG
- a CDS encoding RyR domain-containing protein, with protein MGNIETFLTWVKRFEWWIVGALAFLASILGYIGFRLHYATLGVEAPPLDLIYGVFQLFSVANPVSAEGATVLSAPNAFIQIARYLAPGTVAYSVIRLVAAAVTDAASKLSVASLEGHAVVCGLTDRGKAIARSLLTEGHTVVVVENDTKNPYLGELKAAGVKVIYGSPLDKIVLKSGRVQTASKIAVMAADERENYGVASKCVELIEEQRRKNEPGRETQIRALAGPDFSDFFKDAKPFGTSTSVADARFFDPDITAARQIAMDASLANFENFFDNHRQPKILIVGEGRFSASLISMAIKQLQYPHCGVPTIDFMSPDLNQFLEEFPHSHPQLSLVSAVSFHEKSRGALLSDELGLVDRTSGRLYDLAIVALDDPFASIKFARRLNQQALIAATSDDSARMDHVVCIKPSVSFPTVRPDLPIYEYGRFFNVTEIGCSSSSVFDEEIDAEARKAHESYLMHIKNRQYDPSKPATAPWPELKEEYKAANRRTIDHDRIKRDALARDSSCEMIEALAEAEHRSWMADKIIAGWRFGPCRDDVNKLHPSLVAYGDLSVSEKQKDVEKVNRLIALEQRN; from the coding sequence TTGGGCAATATCGAGACATTTCTGACGTGGGTAAAAAGATTCGAGTGGTGGATAGTTGGTGCGCTAGCGTTCCTCGCATCTATACTTGGGTATATTGGATTCCGGCTACATTATGCCACGCTTGGCGTAGAAGCCCCGCCACTAGACCTAATTTACGGGGTGTTTCAACTATTCAGCGTCGCTAACCCTGTCTCGGCGGAAGGGGCAACAGTGCTATCTGCACCGAATGCCTTTATTCAGATAGCCAGGTACCTTGCACCGGGAACAGTGGCATATAGCGTAATCAGGCTTGTAGCGGCCGCTGTCACTGATGCAGCAAGTAAATTATCCGTTGCCTCCCTTGAGGGGCACGCAGTTGTGTGTGGGTTGACCGATAGGGGCAAAGCGATTGCACGTAGCCTTTTAACGGAGGGTCACACTGTTGTTGTAGTCGAGAATGACACGAAAAATCCGTACCTCGGAGAATTGAAAGCCGCGGGAGTGAAAGTTATATACGGTTCTCCGCTCGATAAAATAGTGTTAAAGAGCGGGCGCGTCCAAACTGCATCCAAAATTGCCGTGATGGCAGCCGACGAACGAGAGAATTATGGCGTAGCTTCTAAATGTGTGGAGCTAATTGAAGAGCAGAGGAGAAAAAACGAACCTGGGCGAGAGACGCAAATCAGGGCGCTTGCTGGGCCTGATTTCTCGGACTTTTTCAAAGATGCCAAACCTTTCGGCACGAGCACGAGTGTAGCAGATGCAAGGTTTTTTGACCCCGATATTACCGCAGCCCGACAGATCGCAATGGATGCCAGCTTGGCAAATTTTGAGAATTTCTTCGATAATCATAGACAGCCTAAGATTCTAATCGTAGGTGAAGGGCGATTCTCGGCGTCTCTGATCAGTATGGCTATAAAGCAACTGCAGTACCCCCATTGTGGCGTGCCCACGATAGATTTTATGTCTCCAGATTTGAACCAATTTTTAGAGGAGTTCCCGCATTCTCACCCTCAGTTATCTTTAGTAAGTGCCGTCAGCTTCCACGAAAAATCTCGCGGGGCATTGCTTTCTGATGAGCTCGGTTTAGTTGATAGGACATCTGGGAGGCTGTACGACTTGGCGATAGTCGCGCTCGACGATCCATTCGCAAGCATCAAATTTGCACGGCGATTGAATCAGCAGGCACTCATCGCTGCAACCTCAGATGATAGTGCTCGGATGGACCACGTCGTTTGCATCAAGCCAAGCGTCTCTTTCCCCACTGTAAGGCCCGACCTGCCCATCTATGAGTATGGGCGATTTTTTAACGTGACAGAAATCGGATGCTCGAGCTCCTCTGTCTTTGACGAGGAGATCGATGCTGAGGCGCGAAAAGCTCACGAGTCATACTTAATGCACATAAAAAACAGGCAGTACGACCCGAGCAAACCAGCAACGGCACCGTGGCCGGAACTTAAGGAAGAGTATAAGGCTGCGAATCGCCGTACGATTGACCACGATCGTATCAAACGAGATGCGCTCGCGCGGGATAGTTCATGTGAGATGATTGAGGCGTTGGCGGAGGCAGAGCATCGAAGCTGGATGGCGGACAAAATTATTGCTGGGTGGCGATTCGGTCCGTGTCGTGACGATGTGAACAAGCTCCACCCGTCTTTGGTGGCCTACGGTGATCTGAGCGTTTCCGAGAAACAAAAGGATGTAGAAAAAGTTAATCGGCTAATAGCGCTGGAACAAAGGAATTAG
- a CDS encoding transposase, whose translation MGQKRRQFSRESNEEAVELASRPDVTIKDVAHELSIRRSVFKRWCRASKTGGQQDYPGKSNP comes from the coding sequence ATGGGACAGAAGAGACGGCAGTTCAGTCGAGAGTCCAATGAGGAAGCGGTGGAGCTCGCCAGTCGGCCTGACGTGACGATCAAAGACGTTGCGCATGAGCTGAGTATTCGCCGCTCGGTTTTCAAGCGGTGGTGCCGGGCATCCAAAACCGGAGGACAGCAGGATTATCCCGGCAAGAGCAATCCATGA